A portion of the uncultured Bacteroides sp. genome contains these proteins:
- a CDS encoding HAMP domain-containing sensor histidine kinase has product MKKSTIWILGIVMGLSFLSLLYLQVSYIEEMVKMRNEQFDESVKRSLYQVSKNVEYDETQRWLERDVSDTERQALAQSSSPQKNDLIQQTQRYSVATQDGSMYSAFELKTITTKPSALPKAMISRRHGTNTIPQTSRTLQEAIKNRYLYQRFLLDEVVWQMLYRASDKLLEERVNFKNLDQYLKSELINNGIDIPYHFVVIDKDGREVYRCSDYDDKGSESSYSQILFPNDPPAKMSVIRVHFPAKRDYIFDSVSFMIPSLVFTLVLLITFIFTIYIVFRQKKLTEMKNDFINNMTHEFKTPISTISLAAQMLKDPAVGKSPQMFQHISGVINDETKRLRFQVEKVLQMSMFDKQKATLKMKELDANEMISGVINTFTLKVERYNGKITSDLAAAEATIFADEMHITNVIFNLMDNAVKYKKPEEDLLLDVRTWNEQGKLMISIQDNGIGIKKENLKKVFDKFYRVHTGNLHDVKGFGLGLAYVRKIIQDHKGAIRAESELNVGTKFIIALPILKNE; this is encoded by the coding sequence ATGAAGAAGTCAACAATCTGGATATTGGGTATCGTTATGGGCCTTTCTTTTCTTAGTTTACTGTATTTACAGGTAAGCTATATCGAAGAAATGGTGAAAATGCGTAATGAGCAATTCGATGAATCGGTAAAACGTAGTCTATATCAGGTTTCAAAGAATGTAGAATACGATGAAACTCAGCGTTGGTTAGAGCGAGACGTGTCGGATACTGAGAGGCAAGCTTTGGCTCAATCTTCTTCTCCCCAGAAAAACGACCTAATTCAGCAAACCCAGCGTTATTCTGTTGCGACACAGGATGGATCTATGTACTCAGCATTTGAATTGAAGACCATAACAACTAAGCCTTCAGCATTGCCTAAGGCTATGATATCCCGCAGGCACGGTACTAATACAATACCTCAAACGTCTAGAACCTTACAAGAAGCGATTAAGAATCGCTATTTATATCAACGTTTTCTGCTTGATGAAGTTGTTTGGCAAATGCTTTATAGGGCTAGCGATAAATTACTTGAGGAACGGGTCAATTTTAAAAACTTGGATCAATACCTCAAATCAGAACTGATAAATAATGGAATAGATATACCTTATCATTTCGTTGTTATTGACAAAGATGGTCGTGAAGTGTATCGTTGTTCTGATTATGATGATAAAGGTAGCGAGAGTTCATATAGCCAGATCCTTTTCCCGAATGATCCGCCGGCAAAGATGAGTGTTATAAGGGTTCATTTCCCTGCTAAAAGAGATTATATCTTTGACTCGGTGAGCTTTATGATTCCTTCATTGGTTTTCACATTGGTGTTGCTAATAACGTTCATTTTTACAATTTATATTGTATTCAGGCAGAAGAAGCTCACGGAAATGAAAAATGATTTTATTAATAACATGACGCATGAGTTTAAGACTCCTATATCGACAATCTCTTTGGCTGCACAAATGCTAAAAGATCCTGCGGTAGGTAAATCGCCTCAAATGTTTCAACATATTTCCGGTGTGATTAATGATGAAACGAAACGTTTAAGATTCCAAGTGGAGAAAGTTCTTCAGATGTCGATGTTTGACAAACAGAAGGCTACCTTAAAGATGAAAGAACTAGATGCGAATGAAATGATTTCTGGGGTAATTAATACGTTTACTCTAAAGGTTGAACGATATAATGGAAAGATTACATCTGATCTGGCTGCAGCTGAGGCTACTATTTTTGCTGATGAAATGCACATTACGAATGTAATCTTTAACTTGATGGACAATGCTGTAAAGTATAAGAAACCGGAAGAGGATTTGTTGTTAGATGTCAGGACTTGGAATGAACAAGGTAAGTTGATGATCTCCATACAAGATAATGGCATCGGCATAAAAAAAGAAAATTTAAAAAAAGTATTTGATAAATTTTATCGCGTGCATACAGGTAATCTGCACGATGTAAAAGGATTTGGATTGGGACTGGCTTATGTAAGAAAGATCATTCAAGATCATAAAGGAGCTATTAGGGCT
- a CDS encoding elongation factor G yields MKVYQTNEIKNIALLGSSGSGKTTLVEAMLFESGIIKRRGSVAAKNTVSDYFPVEQEYGYSVFSTVFHVEWNNKKLNMIDCPGADDFVGGAVTALNVTDTAVLLLNGHYGLEVGTQNHFRYTEKLNKPVIFLVNQLDNEKCDYDNILEQLKEAYGSKVVPIQYPITTGPGFNALIDVLLMKKYSWKPEGGVPIIEEIPAEEMDKAVEMHKVLVEAAAENDEGLMEKFFEQESLSEDEMREGIRKGLAARAMFPVFCVCAGKDMGIRRLMEFLGNVVPFVSEMPKVTNSEDEEIAPNVLGPTSLYFFKTSVEPHIGEISYFKVMSGKVREGDDLLNANRGSKERIAQIYVVAGANRIKVEELQAGDIGAAVKLKDVKTGNTLNGKDCDYRFDFIRYPNSRYTRAIKPVTESDVEKMMSSLNRMREEDPTWVIEQSKELRQTLVHGQGEFHLRTLKWRLENNEKLFIKFEEPKIPYRETITKAARADYRHKKQSGGAGQFGEVHLIVEPYKEGMPVPDTYKFNGQEFKITVRGTEEISLEWGGKLVFINSIVGGSIDSRFMPAILKGIMARMEQGPLTGSYARDVRVIVYEGKMHPVDSNEISFMLAGRNAFSEAFKNAGPKILEPIYDVEVFVPSDKMGDVMGDLQGRRAVIMGMSSEKGFEKLTAKIPLKEMSSYSTALSSLTGGRASFIMRFSSYELVPADIQEKLIKEFEAKHTEE; encoded by the coding sequence ATGAAAGTATATCAGACTAATGAAATTAAGAACATAGCCTTATTGGGAAGTTCTGGCTCTGGGAAAACCACTCTCGTTGAAGCGATGCTATTCGAGAGTGGTATTATAAAGCGTCGCGGCTCAGTTGCCGCAAAAAACACAGTGAGTGATTATTTTCCTGTAGAACAGGAATATGGTTACTCCGTTTTTTCTACCGTATTCCATGTTGAATGGAATAATAAAAAGCTGAATATGATAGATTGTCCGGGTGCGGATGATTTTGTGGGGGGAGCTGTTACTGCATTGAATGTAACGGATACTGCTGTTCTTCTGTTAAATGGTCATTATGGGTTAGAGGTGGGTACCCAAAACCATTTTAGATACACAGAAAAGCTTAATAAACCAGTCATCTTTCTTGTCAATCAGCTTGATAATGAGAAATGTGATTATGATAATATCCTTGAACAACTAAAAGAAGCCTATGGGTCTAAAGTTGTTCCGATTCAGTATCCTATAACTACAGGGCCTGGATTTAATGCATTGATTGACGTACTCTTAATGAAAAAATATTCATGGAAGCCAGAAGGTGGTGTTCCTATCATAGAAGAAATTCCGGCTGAAGAAATGGATAAAGCAGTGGAAATGCATAAAGTTCTGGTAGAAGCTGCAGCCGAGAATGATGAAGGATTGATGGAGAAGTTTTTTGAACAAGAATCTCTTAGTGAAGATGAAATGCGTGAAGGAATTCGTAAGGGACTTGCTGCTCGTGCAATGTTTCCGGTCTTTTGCGTTTGTGCAGGTAAAGATATGGGGATCCGGCGTTTGATGGAGTTCTTGGGAAATGTAGTTCCTTTTGTGTCGGAGATGCCTAAAGTGACTAATTCAGAAGATGAAGAGATTGCCCCGAATGTTTTAGGGCCGACGTCTCTTTATTTTTTCAAGACAAGTGTAGAGCCTCATATTGGCGAGATATCTTATTTTAAGGTGATGAGTGGCAAAGTGAGAGAAGGTGATGATCTGCTAAATGCCAATAGAGGGTCAAAAGAACGAATTGCGCAAATATACGTTGTAGCTGGTGCCAATCGAATAAAAGTAGAGGAGCTTCAAGCAGGTGATATAGGTGCTGCGGTGAAGTTGAAGGATGTGAAAACAGGGAATACTTTGAACGGAAAAGATTGTGACTATCGATTTGATTTTATTAGATATCCTAATTCTAGATATACGCGGGCTATTAAGCCTGTAACTGAGTCGGATGTTGAAAAAATGATGAGCAGTCTTAATCGTATGCGAGAAGAAGATCCGACTTGGGTTATAGAGCAATCTAAGGAACTGAGACAGACGCTTGTGCATGGGCAAGGGGAATTTCATCTACGTACCTTGAAGTGGCGTTTGGAGAATAACGAAAAACTATTTATTAAATTTGAGGAACCTAAGATCCCTTATAGAGAGACAATTACCAAAGCTGCTCGGGCAGATTATCGGCACAAGAAACAGTCGGGAGGTGCCGGACAATTTGGAGAAGTTCACCTTATTGTCGAACCTTATAAAGAGGGAATGCCCGTGCCGGACACTTATAAGTTTAATGGGCAAGAGTTCAAAATAACAGTGAGGGGCACTGAAGAAATATCTCTTGAATGGGGTGGTAAACTTGTTTTTATTAATAGTATAGTAGGTGGCTCAATTGACTCTCGCTTTATGCCTGCTATCTTAAAAGGAATCATGGCTCGTATGGAGCAAGGTCCACTTACTGGTTCGTATGCCCGAGATGTACGTGTTATTGTGTATGAAGGAAAAATGCATCCGGTAGATTCCAATGAAATCTCATTCATGCTTGCAGGTAGGAATGCTTTTAGTGAAGCCTTTAAGAATGCGGGACCTAAAATATTGGAACCGATTTATGATGTGGAGGTGTTTGTGCCTTCAGACAAGATGGGTGATGTTATGGGAGATCTCCAAGGCAGGCGAGCTGTTATTATGGGTATGAGTAGTGAAAAAGGATTTGAGAAATTGACGGCCAAGATACCTCTGAAGGAGATGTCTTCCTATTCCACTGCTCTGAGCTCGTTAACGGGTGGCCGGGCTTCATTTATAATGAGATTCTCAAGTTATGAACTTGTTCCGGCTGATATACAAGAGAAGCTGATTAAAGAATTTGAAGCGAAACATACTGAAGAATAA